The nucleotide sequence CCTTCACCAGCTGCTTACGAGTGCCGGCAGCATCGGCGGGGCGCTGCTCGGCGGCGTGCTGGCCGGGTGGGGCGTGGGAGCGGCAGCGACGGCGGGCCTGTTCGCCTATCTGCTGTGTTTTCTGTTGGTGCCGCTGACCCGCTGGCCGGCGCGGGCCGTGGTGCTGGCATCTTCTGGCGCTCCCCGTCCCAACCTGCGCGAGCTGTGGCGGCTGCTGCCGCCGGCCCTGCGGCAACTGGTGGTGCTGGTGTGCGCCTTCATCACCTTTGCCGCGCCCATGCCGGCGCTGCTTCCCGCGCTGGTGCACGACCAGTTGCAACTGGGTCCACAGGCCCTGGGGACATTGGAGGCGGCTTTCGGCGGTGGCTTCGTGCTGGGCGGCGGTCTGGCGCTGCTGGGGGTGCGGCCCCGGCGCCTGGCGGGTCTGGGAGTCGCGGTGCTGGTGGCGGGCGCCGTTCGCCTGGGCCTGAGCGTCGCGCCCACGTTGCCCGTCAGCGCGGGCCTGTTGCTGCTGGGCGGCGCAGCCGTGGCGGTGGCCTCCATCGCGGCCATGACGCAGTTGCAGGAAGGGGCACCTGCCACGAGCCGGGGCGCCCTGCTCGGCGCGGTGTCCAGCCTGCTGGCCGGGGCCACGCCCCTGGGCCTGGGGCTGGCGACGGCGGCGCTGCCGACACTGGGACTGCCGGGCATCTTGCAGGGAACCGGGATGGTGTTGCTTCTGCTGGGCCTGGGGGCGTTGTTGCGGGGGAGACGGTAGGGCGGTGTATTGCGTGCCTATGTCCACGGCAAGAACATCGTTCTGGACGTGCGTTTTCTGGTTATCAGCATAAATTTGACAACGCCTGCATACCGCGTTATCCTATTTTTATCACCGTCCGAGAGGGCGGTTTTTTTATTGCTGCCGCTTTCTTTCCCAAAGGCCCGGCCCCGGCGCATGCGGTCAACCTGTCTATTGCGCCCTGGTTGGACTTTTCGGCGTTCAACCTGGACTACGGGCGCGATTATCTGCTGCCGGTGTTCACGGCGGGACGCTTCACAGAGGAGGCCGGGCGCGTCACTCTGCCGCTGGCGGTGCAGGCGAACCACGCGGCGTGCGACGGCTGGCATGTGGCGGAGTTTTTCCGGGTGCTGGACGAGGAACTGGCTTTTACCGCTGCTCCCCGGTAAATGCCTGCGCCAGCACGTACAGGTCGTCTTGCCAGACTGTGCCACCCAGCGTCAGACACTCACGCGGCGGCGTGGGCCGGGACGCGGACGGCAGCGGGCTGGGCCGCATCCGGTGCGCTTCCAGGACCGAGTGGTACAGCTCCAGCAGCGGCGCGGGGCCGTCGGCAAACACGCCGTAGCCGAGTTCGATTTGCCCGCCCAGACCGTATTTGCCAAAAGAATCCCACTTCTCCTCATCGTGAACGGCGCGCAGGTCGGACAGGAACGCCGCTGCATCTGCCGGGGCCGCTGAGAACATGAGTTGCTGCCATGGCGCCTGTGCGACCAGCAGACGTGGGTAGGCGGAAAGCAGTTCAGGCCATCCGCCGCATTCGCCTAAGCTCAAGCGGTGTTCTGTGACGCCCTGCGCGGTGATTTGCCAGGTTTGCGCGACTTCAGCACCGTCCCATGTTTCGCCGGCGAGTCGGAAAGTCATCAGAAGTTCGTCTTGGTCAAGCTGCGCGTGAGTGAGTTGTACCGAAGTGAAGCCTTCGTCCAAGTCCTCAAGTTGTGCTGAAAATTCATCCATCATTTCCCCCACAAAAAAGCTGGAGCCCACGCCCCAGCCTCTTTTCCATCACCAATCACCTACCGACCAGCAACGCTCAAAACGCCGTGTCCAGCGCCCCCAACGCCCCCTCCGCATCGGTAATCCCGGCCTGGGCCATGTCGGGGCGGCCCCCGCCTTTGCCGCCGCCCGCCGCTGCGAGTTTGCCGACCAGTTGGCCCGCGTGTGCGCCGCGCGAAACTGCGTCCTTGGTGGCCTTGACGACCAGGCCCTTGTCGGCGGCCAGCACCACGATGTCGGCCCCGCTGGTGTCCAGCAACTTGTCGGCGGCGGCGCGCAGTTCGTTGCCCTCGATGCCGCTGAGTTTCAGGCTGGCGACCTTGAAGCCGCCCAGCTCGCGGGTCTGCGCCGCGCTGCCGCCGCCGCCCATCTGCGCTTCGGCGAGGCTGCGTTTGAGGTTCGCCACTTCCTTCTCTCCGGCCTTCAGTTGCGCTTGCAGGCCGCTGATGCGGGCTTCCAGTCCTTCGGGGTTGGTGTTGAGCAGCGCGGCGGCTTTGGCGGTGGCGTTCAGGCGTTCGCGCACCCAGGCGGTGGCCGCCTCACCCGCCAGAGCCTCCACGCGGCGCACGCCCGCCGCCACGTTCTCGTCGAACAGAATCACGAACGCGCCGATGTCTCCGGTGCGGCGAACATGCGCCCCGCCGCACAGTTCCATGCTGGACACCTTCGCGCCGCCGTAG is from Deinococcus wulumuqiensis R12 and encodes:
- a CDS encoding MFS transporter; translated protein: MTTVRRTLDVVTPLPLLLAAQGLGVMGSAAYSVAALWTLKAGGGDDRLLAVAGALFALPALLLGVLAGQLADRVDRKGILVLAPLACAAVLGGVVWLAEGTTVAMTVPLLLAGVLLNVALTFDEPAFLASLPELASEGELGRVNALHQLLTSAGSIGGALLGGVLAGWGVGAAATAGLFAYLLCFLLVPLTRWPARAVVLASSGAPRPNLRELWRLLPPALRQLVVLVCAFITFAAPMPALLPALVHDQLQLGPQALGTLEAAFGGGFVLGGGLALLGVRPRRLAGLGVAVLVAGAVRLGLSVAPTLPVSAGLLLLGGAAVAVASIAAMTQLQEGAPATSRGALLGAVSSLLAGATPLGLGLATAALPTLGLPGILQGTGMVLLLLGLGALLRGRR
- a CDS encoding CatA-like O-acetyltransferase: MAAAFFPKGPAPAHAVNLSIAPWLDFSAFNLDYGRDYLLPVFTAGRFTEEAGRVTLPLAVQANHAACDGWHVAEFFRVLDEELAFTAAPR